A DNA window from Bradyrhizobium sp. CCBAU 53421 contains the following coding sequences:
- a CDS encoding PKD domain-containing protein — translation MTWRLPAFAISAIILGVIDMTATTQMNATSALAATPISGAAPLEVTFTGTGPGMPEGVVVLDFGDGRTDDTISPVRGFRRTHVYRAAGSYTAVLKGGAYGGQRPAVLNEIGRVTITVD, via the coding sequence ATGACGTGGCGTTTGCCGGCATTTGCTATCTCCGCAATCATCCTTGGTGTGATCGACATGACCGCGACGACGCAGATGAACGCGACGAGTGCACTTGCCGCTACCCCGATCTCGGGCGCGGCGCCGCTCGAGGTGACCTTCACCGGTACGGGCCCGGGGATGCCCGAGGGCGTGGTCGTGCTCGATTTCGGCGATGGCCGAACCGATGACACGATCTCACCGGTCCGCGGCTTCAGACGGACGCACGTCTATCGCGCGGCTGGATCCTATACGGCCGTGCTCAAGGGCGGCGCGTATGGCGGTCAGCGCCCGGCGGTGCTGAACGAAATCGGGCGTGTGACGATCACGGTGGATTGA
- a CDS encoding alpha/beta hydrolase fold domain-containing protein translates to MPDAAVAARASDSTHGGTTQQVDVVVVGAGFAGLYLLHRLRKAGFSAVALEEGADVGGTWYWNRYPGARCDIQTIDYSYTFDPELDQAWTWSEKYATQPEILRYLGFVADRYDLRRDIRFGTKVTQATWDDATSRWLISTNNGAKVSCRYYIMATGCLSSPKPPEIDGVKDFKGEIYFTGRWPHQGVDLKGKRVAVIGTGSSGIQSIPLIAEQAAQLTVFQRTPNFALPAGNGPAPEDRKTFFESDRAAYRDQARWSMAGVPYPQQTVVSWQLSDAERRERFEKAWAAGDLVHILTQLWADQAVDVDGNRLVADLIREKIGAVVKDPETAAALAPHDHPFGAKRPCLDTNYYATYNRPNVTLVNLRQESIKAITASGISTSGRSFDVDVIVFATGFDAMTGAIMAVHPISGRGGKSLSDVWAHGPQTYLGVTVAGFPNLFMITGPGSPSVLSNMAVSIEQHVDWVVDRIAALRDAGFTTMEATETAQAGWERHMADCATLTLHRLANTWYTGANVPGKPQGVMPYTGGVGPYRSICNEVVGRGMLGFKLTGPGVAEQCNDGEVVRLQPDVRLVLGMLAEMNLPPIETMGAQGARDFLTEFNKGRPFGRPVGEVGSGVLQGADGPLPYKLYRPATPGPHPIVVYFHGGGWVLGDELSDDPFCRDLCRRTGMIIVSVGYRHAPEHRFPAAAEDGYAATRWIAAHTAELGGRGGPVLVAGWSAGGNIAAVTCQLARDRGGPEIAGQLLICPVTDSSFDRQSYVDNAAGYFLTRGLMFWFWDLYCSPADRTDPRVAPLRGKLEGLPPAFIATAEFDPLRDEGNAYGDALAKAGVKVEQLKGNGHFHSSFVMVDVIITAVAGRAKMAKALRRFAGLPEELEQDNVAAPQVNAAAN, encoded by the coding sequence ATGCCAGACGCAGCAGTTGCAGCACGCGCTTCGGACTCCACCCACGGCGGAACCACCCAGCAAGTCGACGTCGTAGTCGTCGGCGCCGGTTTCGCCGGTCTCTATCTGCTGCATCGATTGCGCAAGGCGGGCTTCTCGGCGGTTGCGCTCGAAGAGGGCGCTGATGTCGGCGGCACCTGGTACTGGAACCGGTATCCGGGCGCGCGTTGCGACATCCAGACCATCGACTACAGCTACACCTTCGATCCCGAGCTCGATCAGGCCTGGACCTGGTCGGAGAAATACGCGACCCAGCCGGAGATCCTGCGCTATCTCGGCTTCGTCGCCGATCGCTACGACCTTCGTCGCGACATCAGGTTCGGCACCAAAGTCACGCAGGCGACCTGGGATGATGCGACTTCGCGCTGGCTGATCTCGACCAACAACGGCGCCAAGGTCTCGTGCCGCTACTACATCATGGCGACCGGCTGCCTGTCGTCGCCGAAGCCGCCGGAGATCGACGGCGTCAAGGACTTCAAGGGCGAGATCTATTTCACCGGCCGTTGGCCGCACCAGGGCGTCGATCTCAAGGGCAAGCGCGTCGCCGTGATCGGCACTGGATCGTCGGGCATCCAGTCGATCCCGCTGATCGCCGAGCAGGCCGCGCAACTCACCGTGTTCCAGCGCACGCCGAACTTCGCATTGCCCGCCGGCAACGGTCCGGCGCCGGAAGATCGCAAGACGTTTTTCGAGAGCGACCGCGCGGCCTATCGCGACCAGGCGCGCTGGTCGATGGCCGGTGTGCCGTATCCGCAGCAGACCGTGGTGAGCTGGCAGTTGAGCGACGCCGAGCGCCGCGAGCGATTCGAGAAGGCATGGGCGGCGGGCGATCTCGTCCACATCCTGACCCAGCTCTGGGCCGATCAGGCCGTCGATGTCGACGGCAACAGGCTGGTCGCCGATTTGATCCGCGAGAAGATCGGCGCCGTGGTCAAGGATCCGGAGACGGCGGCGGCGCTCGCCCCGCACGATCATCCGTTCGGCGCCAAGCGGCCCTGCCTCGATACCAATTACTACGCGACCTACAACCGGCCGAACGTCACGCTGGTCAATCTGCGGCAGGAGTCGATCAAGGCGATCACCGCCAGCGGCATCTCGACCAGCGGGCGCAGCTTCGACGTCGACGTCATCGTGTTTGCCACCGGCTTCGACGCGATGACCGGCGCGATCATGGCGGTACATCCGATCTCCGGCCGCGGCGGCAAGTCGCTGTCGGACGTCTGGGCGCACGGACCGCAGACCTATCTCGGCGTCACCGTCGCGGGCTTCCCCAATCTGTTCATGATCACCGGTCCCGGCAGCCCGTCGGTGCTGTCGAACATGGCGGTCTCGATCGAGCAGCATGTCGACTGGGTGGTCGACCGCATCGCCGCGCTGCGCGACGCCGGCTTCACCACGATGGAAGCAACCGAGACCGCACAGGCCGGCTGGGAACGCCACATGGCCGACTGCGCGACGCTGACGCTGCACCGGCTCGCCAACACCTGGTACACGGGCGCCAACGTGCCCGGCAAGCCGCAGGGCGTGATGCCCTATACCGGCGGCGTCGGTCCCTATCGCAGCATCTGCAATGAGGTGGTCGGCCGCGGCATGCTCGGCTTCAAGCTCACTGGTCCCGGCGTTGCCGAGCAGTGCAATGACGGCGAGGTGGTGCGTTTGCAGCCGGATGTGCGGCTGGTGCTCGGCATGCTGGCAGAGATGAACCTGCCGCCGATCGAGACGATGGGCGCGCAGGGCGCACGCGACTTCCTGACCGAGTTCAACAAGGGCCGTCCTTTCGGCCGGCCGGTCGGCGAGGTCGGCAGCGGCGTGCTGCAGGGCGCGGATGGTCCGCTGCCATACAAGCTGTATCGCCCGGCGACGCCGGGGCCGCACCCGATCGTGGTGTATTTCCACGGTGGCGGCTGGGTGCTCGGCGACGAGCTGTCGGACGATCCGTTCTGCCGCGATCTGTGCCGCCGCACCGGCATGATCATCGTCAGCGTCGGCTATCGCCACGCGCCGGAGCATCGCTTCCCGGCGGCGGCCGAGGACGGCTATGCGGCGACGCGCTGGATCGCAGCCCACACTGCCGAGCTCGGCGGCAGGGGAGGGCCGGTGCTGGTCGCGGGATGGAGCGCCGGCGGCAACATCGCGGCGGTGACCTGCCAGCTCGCGCGCGATCGCGGCGGGCCCGAGATCGCAGGCCAGCTCCTGATCTGCCCGGTCACCGATTCCTCGTTCGATCGGCAGTCCTATGTCGACAATGCGGCCGGCTACTTCCTGACCCGCGGGTTGATGTTCTGGTTCTGGGACCTGTACTGCTCGCCGGCCGACCGCACCGATCCGCGCGTCGCGCCGCTGCGCGGCAAGCTCGAAGGCCTGCCGCCGGCGTTCATCGCGACCGCAGAGTTCGATCCGCTGCGCGACGAGGGCAATGCCTATGGCGACGCCCTCGCGAAAGCCGGCGTCAAGGTCGAGCAGCTCAAGGGCAATGGCCACTTCCACTCGTCGTTCGTGATGGTCGACGTCATCATCACGGCCGTCGCCGGCCGCGCGAAGATGGCGAAGGCACTAAGGCGTTTCGCCGGATTGCCAGAGGAGCTGGAGCAGGACAACGTCGCCGCGCCGCAGGTCAACGCCGCGGCGAATTAG
- a CDS encoding Ig-like domain-containing protein: MTQVVNLSGNQDIDGILWGWEWGSGGAQDLTFSFPTSSAEYGYQEIDNFSAFTAAQQTAVRTALANVASFTNLTFTETTSAGATLRYANADKIDYTDDSSIAQHTGLHVPGNAPGTAEANPPELGYNGNAPFSAMGAQGDAWFVTGGYTNPVLGSFQDAAGIMHETGHNLGLKHGHVTQDGHGVTFPALPADHNSYEYSVMTYSQFPGDNATNGDNAPDHPTTYMQDDIAALQYMYGANYGATAHNGNTTYTWSPTTGEEFIDGVGQGAPQSNFVLMTLWDGGGTDTYDFSNYTTNLSIDLNPGAWTILDTSAAHAQRADLGNDGAGGAEYFARGNIANALIDPNNPSETASLIEDANGGSGNDTIVGNAADNVLRGNGGNDTIDGGGGTNTVVYSGSRLQYIATLLGSGAIQIADQRGGSPDGTDTVTNIQKFQFADGTFNETEVLNRPPVLAPDPGSPHPLTELANTTNSSSLQELLGTLTFTDANVGDTHTASAAFDTATWSGGVTVPLATQAALATALTDSIGVDGTSGTLNWQFDLADKNLDFLAAGETLTVVYDVTVADHHTGSSVSDTSTQQITVVFTGTNDPVSVVPALSNLTGTIGELPGVTGSSTPDATSGAIAFTDPDLNDRPTATIDTAAETVTWQDATHDYTSELTPTQIASLEAAFTIMPEAGNTNAGKIDWSYSIVDKDLDFLSVGESLTVTVPVVIDDAQGGAVTQDVVVTINGANDAPIAVADSNGTAKKSTLSVDASHGVLSNDTDPDIHDQGHSVVSAVDGVAGNVGHTIAGIYGSLTLNADGSYVYVANKGGLPSQIVAQDTFDYTIADPHGATASSTLSIVVFNPGVDYQAGSHTTLNGGNGQDVLDGSAGHDILIGGNGPDVLIGGDGDTLTGNNGPDTFLFRPHFGANVITDFDSHNDAVQLDKSIFSGVNDMLLNHTVDTAAGAVITDAFGDTITFAGIKAAELQAHAGDFHLV; this comes from the coding sequence ATGACTCAAGTTGTTAATCTGTCCGGCAATCAAGACATCGATGGCATTCTCTGGGGATGGGAGTGGGGATCCGGCGGCGCGCAGGATCTGACGTTTTCGTTTCCCACCAGCAGCGCTGAATACGGCTACCAGGAGATCGACAATTTCAGCGCCTTCACCGCGGCACAGCAGACGGCGGTGCGTACGGCGCTTGCCAACGTCGCAAGCTTCACCAACCTCACCTTCACCGAGACGACGAGCGCCGGCGCGACGCTGCGCTACGCCAATGCCGACAAGATCGACTACACCGACGACAGCAGCATTGCCCAGCACACCGGGCTACACGTTCCCGGCAATGCGCCCGGCACCGCGGAGGCCAATCCGCCCGAACTCGGATACAACGGCAACGCGCCGTTCTCCGCGATGGGCGCGCAAGGCGACGCCTGGTTCGTCACCGGCGGCTACACCAATCCGGTGCTCGGCAGCTTCCAGGATGCCGCCGGCATCATGCACGAGACCGGCCATAATCTCGGATTGAAGCATGGCCACGTCACCCAGGACGGGCACGGCGTGACGTTCCCCGCGCTGCCCGCCGATCACAATTCCTACGAATACTCGGTGATGACCTACAGCCAGTTTCCTGGCGACAATGCGACCAATGGCGACAACGCGCCCGATCATCCGACCACCTACATGCAGGATGACATCGCCGCGCTCCAGTACATGTACGGCGCGAACTATGGTGCCACGGCGCACAACGGCAACACCACCTACACCTGGAGCCCGACCACCGGCGAGGAGTTCATCGACGGCGTCGGGCAGGGCGCGCCGCAAAGCAATTTCGTGCTGATGACGCTGTGGGATGGCGGCGGCACCGACACCTACGACTTCTCCAATTACACGACCAACCTCTCGATCGATCTCAATCCCGGCGCCTGGACCATTCTGGACACCAGCGCGGCGCACGCGCAGCGCGCCGATCTCGGCAATGACGGGGCGGGTGGCGCCGAGTATTTCGCGCGCGGCAACATCGCCAATGCGCTGATCGATCCGAACAACCCGAGCGAGACCGCGTCGCTGATCGAGGATGCCAATGGCGGCTCGGGCAATGACACGATCGTCGGCAACGCCGCCGACAACGTGCTTCGCGGCAATGGCGGCAACGACACGATCGACGGTGGGGGCGGGACCAACACGGTCGTCTACAGTGGCAGCCGGCTGCAATACATCGCGACACTGCTCGGCAGCGGTGCGATCCAGATTGCCGACCAGCGCGGCGGGTCACCCGATGGGACCGACACCGTCACCAACATCCAGAAATTCCAGTTCGCCGACGGCACCTTCAACGAGACCGAGGTGCTGAACCGGCCGCCGGTGCTGGCGCCCGATCCGGGATCGCCGCATCCGCTGACCGAATTGGCCAACACCACGAACTCGTCTTCATTGCAGGAACTTCTCGGCACACTGACGTTTACCGACGCGAATGTCGGCGACACCCACACCGCGAGTGCCGCGTTCGATACCGCGACTTGGTCCGGCGGCGTCACGGTTCCGCTCGCGACGCAGGCGGCGCTGGCAACGGCGCTGACCGACTCGATTGGCGTCGACGGCACCAGCGGGACGCTCAACTGGCAGTTCGACCTGGCCGACAAGAACCTGGACTTCCTGGCGGCGGGCGAGACGCTGACCGTGGTCTACGACGTCACCGTGGCCGACCACCACACCGGTTCGAGCGTCAGCGACACCTCGACCCAGCAGATCACGGTCGTCTTCACCGGCACCAACGATCCCGTGTCGGTGGTGCCGGCACTGTCCAACCTGACCGGGACGATCGGCGAATTGCCTGGCGTCACCGGGAGCTCGACGCCGGATGCGACCTCCGGCGCGATCGCATTCACCGATCCCGATCTCAACGACCGGCCGACCGCGACGATCGACACCGCGGCCGAGACGGTGACCTGGCAGGACGCGACGCACGACTACACGTCGGAGCTCACGCCGACGCAGATCGCTTCGCTCGAGGCAGCCTTTACGATCATGCCCGAGGCCGGCAATACCAACGCAGGCAAGATCGACTGGAGCTACAGCATCGTCGACAAGGATCTCGATTTCCTGTCGGTCGGCGAGAGCCTCACCGTCACGGTGCCCGTCGTCATCGACGATGCGCAGGGCGGAGCCGTCACGCAGGATGTCGTCGTCACCATCAACGGCGCCAACGACGCGCCGATCGCCGTCGCGGACAGCAACGGCACGGCCAAGAAGTCGACGCTGTCGGTCGACGCGTCACACGGCGTGCTGTCCAACGACACCGATCCTGACATCCACGATCAGGGTCACTCGGTGGTCAGCGCGGTCGACGGGGTGGCCGGCAATGTCGGGCACACCATCGCGGGCATCTACGGCTCGCTGACGCTGAATGCCGACGGCAGCTATGTCTATGTCGCCAACAAGGGCGGCTTGCCATCGCAGATCGTTGCCCAAGACACCTTCGACTACACGATCGCCGACCCGCATGGCGCAACCGCGTCGTCGACGCTGAGCATCGTCGTGTTCAATCCCGGCGTCGACTACCAGGCGGGAAGCCATACCACGCTGAACGGCGGCAACGGCCAGGACGTGCTCGACGGCTCCGCGGGGCACGACATCCTGATCGGCGGCAACGGGCCGGACGTCCTGATCGGCGGCGATGGTGACACGCTGACCGGCAACAACGGGCCGGACACGTTCCTGTTCCGCCCGCATTTCGGCGCCAACGTGATCACGGATTTCGATTCGCACAATGACGCCGTACAGCTCGACAAGTCGATCTTCTCCGGCGTGAACGACATGCTACTCAATCATACGGTCGATACCGCCGCCGGCGCCGTCATAACGGACGCGTTCGGCGACACGATCACCTTTGCCGGGATCAAGGCGGCGGAGCTGCAAGCGCACGCAGGCGATTTCCATCTGGTCTGA
- a CDS encoding GNAT family N-acetyltransferase — protein sequence MSDLNIRHMRPDEIALAVDWAAAEGWNPGLTDAPCFAVEDPQGFFIGELDGEPAAVISCVNYGAQFSFLGFYIVRPDLRGRGYGLKIWNAAIAHAHPRVIGLDGVVAQQANYQKSGFALAYANVRYGGTVAAPAAPNTGVVALADLPMAVIEADDATVFPAPRPAFLRAWINTPGHIGRALIRDGRLAAWGVIRPCRSGRKIGPLVADDRAGAEAILSALLASAGGGDIFLDVPAVNRDAVALAQGLGLAPVFETARMYTGAIPRLRVDRVFGVTTFELG from the coding sequence ATGAGCGATCTCAACATCCGACATATGCGGCCGGACGAGATCGCGCTTGCGGTGGACTGGGCAGCGGCGGAGGGATGGAATCCCGGCCTCACCGATGCGCCTTGCTTTGCCGTCGAGGACCCGCAGGGGTTCTTCATTGGCGAGCTTGATGGAGAACCGGCAGCGGTGATCTCTTGCGTCAACTACGGCGCGCAATTTTCTTTCCTCGGCTTCTACATCGTACGCCCGGATCTGCGCGGCCGCGGCTACGGCCTGAAGATCTGGAATGCGGCCATCGCGCATGCGCATCCGCGCGTGATCGGGCTCGATGGCGTGGTGGCGCAGCAGGCGAACTACCAAAAGTCCGGCTTCGCGCTCGCTTACGCCAATGTACGCTACGGCGGCACCGTCGCCGCACCGGCCGCGCCGAATACCGGGGTCGTCGCGCTGGCCGATCTGCCGATGGCTGTGATCGAAGCCGATGACGCCACGGTGTTTCCCGCGCCGCGCCCGGCCTTCCTGCGTGCCTGGATCAATACGCCGGGACATATCGGACGCGCGCTGATCCGCGACGGCAGACTGGCCGCCTGGGGCGTGATCCGACCATGCCGCAGCGGCCGCAAGATCGGTCCGCTGGTTGCCGACGACCGCGCCGGCGCCGAGGCTATCCTGTCCGCATTGCTCGCGAGCGCAGGCGGCGGCGACATCTTCCTCGATGTCCCCGCGGTCAACCGCGATGCCGTCGCGCTGGCGCAAGGCCTCGGGCTTGCGCCGGTGTTCGAGACCGCGCGGATGTACACCGGCGCGATCCCGCGATTGCGGGTCGATCGCGTATTCGGCGTCACCACGTTCGAGCTCGGCTAG
- a CDS encoding TetR/AcrR family transcriptional regulator yields the protein MVAAPPKPLHLVASDEESSKRRQILDGARKVFMDLGFDGASMGEIARAAGVSKGTLYVYFPDKAGLFAAIVEEEKLEQGKVAFNFDPARDVDTTLPEFGRAYVAVLCRPGGGSAIRTVMAIAERMPELGSRFYTHVIAHTVDRFAAYLEARAALGELVVDDYQLAAWQFMQMCQATLFQAFIFQANPSPSPERIATVVDSATRVFFAAYRPKAD from the coding sequence ATGGTTGCAGCGCCCCCAAAGCCCCTTCACCTCGTCGCCAGCGACGAGGAATCCTCGAAGCGCCGCCAGATCCTGGACGGCGCCCGCAAGGTATTCATGGACCTCGGCTTTGACGGCGCCAGCATGGGCGAGATCGCCCGCGCGGCCGGGGTATCGAAGGGCACCCTGTACGTGTATTTCCCCGACAAGGCCGGGCTGTTCGCGGCGATCGTCGAAGAGGAGAAGCTCGAGCAGGGCAAGGTCGCCTTCAACTTCGATCCGGCCCGCGACGTCGACACCACCCTCCCCGAATTCGGCCGCGCCTATGTCGCGGTGCTGTGCCGACCCGGCGGCGGCTCGGCGATCCGCACCGTGATGGCGATCGCCGAGCGGATGCCCGAGCTCGGCAGCCGGTTCTATACCCATGTGATCGCCCACACCGTCGACCGTTTCGCCGCCTATCTCGAGGCGCGCGCCGCGCTCGGCGAGCTCGTGGTCGACGACTATCAGCTCGCGGCCTGGCAGTTCATGCAGATGTGCCAGGCGACGCTATTCCAGGCGTTCATCTTCCAGGCCAATCCGTCGCCCTCGCCGGAGCGGATCGCGACCGTTGTCGACAGCGCGACGCGCGTGTTCTTCGCGGCGTACCGGCCGAAGGCTGATTGA
- a CDS encoding HlyD family secretion protein yields the protein MAAARDQAARIVRSEPEMAEDAMAREASADLGEHGRGDEAKGPGDKRPAEAPPASAPEQPAASPAAAAPKSGKRRFVLMGIVSLLALAAASYAAYYLMVGRFYVSTDDAYVRANNTMLGARVAGHIAAILPGDNALVRAGDVIFRIDDGDYRIAIDAARTRIGTQQATIERIGRQVAAAQSAVEQAQAQLVSAEAGLKRADLDFDRQQALSTKGFASRATFEVSEAGRDQGAAAVRSAQAAYDAAKSNVDVTKAQQAEARAQLAELQTQLARAERDLDFTQVRAPVDGTFSNRLVNTGDYINVGQRLGNVVPLAGVFIDANYKETQLKRIRTGQRVTIKVDAYGFRKFTGIVDSISPAAGSVFTLLPPDNATGNFTKIVQRLPVRIRVPDSVAKQGLLRAGMSVYTTVDTSEGAADADADTDLDSPMMIHPQ from the coding sequence ATGGCCGCAGCACGGGATCAGGCTGCACGCATTGTTCGTTCCGAGCCTGAGATGGCCGAGGACGCGATGGCGCGCGAGGCATCCGCCGATCTCGGCGAGCACGGCCGTGGCGATGAAGCCAAAGGTCCTGGTGACAAGCGTCCCGCCGAGGCGCCGCCCGCTTCTGCGCCGGAGCAGCCGGCAGCGTCGCCCGCCGCGGCTGCGCCGAAATCCGGCAAGCGCAGGTTCGTGTTGATGGGCATCGTCAGCCTGCTCGCGCTCGCCGCCGCGAGCTATGCCGCCTATTACCTGATGGTCGGCCGCTTCTACGTCTCGACCGATGACGCCTATGTCCGTGCCAACAACACCATGCTCGGCGCGCGCGTCGCGGGCCATATCGCGGCGATCCTGCCCGGCGACAACGCGCTGGTGCGCGCCGGCGATGTGATCTTCCGGATCGATGACGGCGACTATCGCATCGCAATCGACGCCGCCCGCACGCGGATCGGCACCCAGCAGGCAACGATCGAACGCATCGGCCGCCAGGTCGCGGCCGCCCAAAGCGCGGTCGAGCAGGCGCAGGCGCAGCTCGTCTCCGCCGAAGCCGGCCTGAAGCGCGCCGATCTCGATTTCGATCGCCAGCAGGCGCTGAGCACCAAGGGCTTTGCCTCGCGTGCCACCTTCGAAGTCTCCGAAGCCGGCCGCGATCAGGGCGCGGCCGCCGTGCGCTCGGCGCAGGCGGCCTACGACGCCGCAAAGAGCAACGTCGATGTCACCAAGGCGCAGCAGGCCGAGGCCCGCGCCCAGCTCGCCGAGTTGCAAACCCAGCTCGCCAGGGCCGAGCGCGATCTCGATTTCACCCAGGTGCGCGCGCCGGTCGACGGCACCTTCTCCAATCGCCTGGTCAACACCGGCGATTACATCAATGTCGGCCAGCGGCTCGGCAATGTGGTCCCGCTCGCCGGCGTCTTCATCGACGCCAATTACAAAGAGACCCAGCTCAAGCGCATTCGCACCGGTCAGCGGGTGACGATCAAGGTCGACGCCTACGGTTTCCGCAAGTTCACCGGCATCGTAGACAGCATTTCGCCGGCGGCAGGCTCGGTGTTCACGCTGCTGCCGCCCGACAACGCCACCGGCAACTTCACCAAGATCGTGCAGCGCCTGCCGGTCCGCATCCGCGTGCCTGATAGCGTCGCCAAGCAGGGCCTGCTGCGCGCCGGCATGTCGGTCTATACCACTGTCGACACAAGCGAGGGTGCGGCCGATGCCGACGCGGATACCGATCTCGACTCGCCGATGATGATCCATCCGCAGTGA
- a CDS encoding DHA2 family efflux MFS transporter permease subunit, whose amino-acid sequence MADATTASPSMMTGASESETLQPKRVVAFIIMVFGMFMSILDIQIVSASLTEIQAGLSASSTEVSWVQTAYLIAEVIAIPLSGFLSRALGTRLLFAISAFGFTASSLLCGFASSIEQMIVWRALQGFLGAGMIPTVFASAYTIFPRSKFHIVAPIIGLVATLAPTVGPTVGGYITDLMSWHWLFFINIVPGIIITVGVLALIDFDQPNFALLDRFDWWGLIFMGGFLGSLEYVLEEGPQYEWLQDTSVAICAAICFVSAIAFFWRVLTAEEPIVDLYAFSNRNFAVGCVLQFCIGIGLYGLTYVYPRYLAEIRGYSALMIGETMFISGMTMFFMAPVVGRLMQKVDLRYIIAFGLVTFALGSWQMTWITREYDFYELLVPQILRGIGMMCAMVPTNNIALATLPQDRVKNASGLFNLMRNLGGAVGLALINEALNDRTDLHISRLQDRMTWGNATAVETLNNFAQRLQGMGDATTMAMKQLSQIVHRQAQVMSYGDAFFMLSLFYVGLSLLVLFVNKPPSMTAGGGDAH is encoded by the coding sequence ATGGCCGACGCGACCACTGCTTCGCCCTCGATGATGACCGGCGCTTCGGAGTCCGAAACGCTCCAGCCCAAGCGGGTGGTCGCCTTCATCATCATGGTGTTCGGCATGTTCATGTCGATCCTGGACATCCAGATCGTGTCGGCTTCGCTCACCGAGATCCAGGCCGGCTTGTCGGCGTCGTCGACCGAAGTGTCGTGGGTGCAGACCGCCTATCTGATCGCCGAGGTGATTGCGATTCCCTTGTCGGGGTTCTTGTCGCGAGCGCTCGGCACCCGCCTGTTGTTTGCGATCTCGGCGTTCGGCTTCACGGCGTCCAGTCTGCTGTGCGGCTTCGCCTCCTCGATCGAGCAGATGATCGTGTGGCGCGCGCTCCAGGGCTTCCTCGGCGCCGGCATGATCCCGACGGTGTTCGCCTCGGCCTACACCATCTTCCCGCGCTCCAAGTTCCACATCGTGGCGCCGATCATCGGGCTGGTCGCGACGCTGGCGCCGACGGTCGGGCCCACGGTCGGCGGCTACATCACCGATCTGATGTCATGGCACTGGCTGTTCTTCATCAACATCGTGCCCGGAATCATCATCACCGTCGGCGTGCTGGCGCTGATCGATTTCGACCAGCCGAACTTCGCGCTGCTCGATCGCTTCGACTGGTGGGGCCTGATCTTCATGGGCGGCTTCCTCGGCTCGCTCGAATATGTGCTCGAGGAAGGTCCCCAATATGAATGGCTGCAGGACACTTCGGTGGCGATCTGCGCCGCGATCTGCTTCGTCTCGGCGATCGCCTTCTTCTGGCGGGTGCTGACCGCGGAGGAGCCGATCGTCGATCTCTATGCCTTTTCCAACCGCAACTTCGCGGTGGGCTGCGTGCTGCAGTTCTGCATCGGCATCGGGCTCTATGGCCTGACTTACGTCTACCCGCGCTATCTCGCCGAGATCCGCGGCTACAGCGCGCTGATGATCGGCGAGACCATGTTCATCTCCGGCATGACGATGTTCTTCATGGCGCCGGTGGTCGGCCGGCTGATGCAGAAGGTCGATCTGCGCTACATCATCGCCTTCGGCCTCGTCACTTTCGCGCTCGGCTCCTGGCAGATGACCTGGATCACGCGCGAGTACGATTTCTACGAGCTCCTGGTGCCGCAGATCCTGCGCGGCATCGGCATGATGTGCGCGATGGTGCCGACCAACAACATCGCACTGGCGACTCTGCCGCAGGACCGGGTCAAGAACGCCTCCGGCCTGTTCAACCTGATGCGCAATCTCGGCGGCGCGGTCGGGCTCGCCTTGATCAACGAGGCGCTCAACGACCGCACCGACCTGCACATCTCGCGGCTGCAGGATCGCATGACCTGGGGCAACGCGACTGCGGTCGAGACCCTCAACAATTTCGCCCAGCGCCTGCAGGGCATGGGCGATGCCACCACCATGGCGATGAAGCAGCTCTCCCAGATCGTGCACCGCCAGGCCCAGGTGATGAGCTACGGCGACGCCTTCTTCATGCTGTCGCTGTTCTATGTCGGCCTCAGCCTTCTCGTGCTGTTCGTCAACAAGCCGCCGTCGATGACCGCCGGCGGTGGCGACGCGCATTGA